A genomic region of Deltaproteobacteria bacterium contains the following coding sequences:
- a CDS encoding ABC transporter permease subunit: LAGAIVTEKVFAWPGMGRLFLEAIGVMDFPVIIAWALVTSTIFLTVNLAVDIIYVWLDPRIRHEK; encoded by the coding sequence CTGGCCGGGGCCATTGTCACGGAGAAAGTTTTTGCCTGGCCCGGCATGGGCCGGTTGTTTCTGGAAGCCATTGGGGTGATGGACTTCCCGGTCATCATCGCCTGGGCCTTAGTCACCTCAACGATTTTCCTTACGGTCAACCTGGCCGTAGACATCATCTATGTCTGGCTGGACCCGAGGATTCGGCACGAGAAATGA